The Halomarina ordinaria genome segment GTCCGTCATTGCTCGTCTGTGAGACCTATCGCTACCACGGCCACTACGAAGGCGACCCGACGCGATACCGAACCGACGAGGAACTCGAGCAGTGGCAGGCACGCGACCCCATCGAATCCCTCGAGACAACACTCCTCGACGCAGGGACGGTCGATGAAGACAACGTCGAAGCGATGCGCGAGGGCGCAACGGATCGAATCGACGAGGCCGTCGAGTTCGCGAGGGAGAGTACATTTCCAGCCGAAGAGACGGCCTTCGAGGGCGTCTACACGGAGGAACTGTAATGCCTGAACGCTCGATGCGCGATGCCATCACCGAGGCACTCGACGAGGAACTCGAACGCGACTCTTCGACGTACCTCATTGGTGAGGATGTCGCTGACGCGGGAGGGAGTTTCGGTCTCACGCGCGGGCTCCTCGATTCGTATGGTCCTGAGCGAGTCATCGACACGCCCATCAGCGAGGCCGCGATCGTTGGAAGCAGTGCGGGTGCAGCGCTCACCGGATCGCGCCCGATTGCAGAGATCATGTACGCTGACTTCATGGGGTTGGCCGCAGACCAGGTGATGAACCAGGCAGGCCTCTTCAAGTACATGTTCGGTGGGGATGCCTCCGTACCGATGACCATCCGGACGGTCAACGGGGGAGCAGGGTTCAATGCGGCCGCTCAGCACTCGAAGAGCCTCCACGGGCTGTTTATGCACATGGCAGGGGTTCGGGTGGTGCTCGCGAGTACCGTCTACGACGCGAAAGGGTTGCTCAAGAGTGCGATTCGCTGTGACGACCCCGTGGTGTTCTTCGAACACATGGGGCTATACAACCGGAAGGGCGAGATCCCGGCCGAGTCGTACACCTTGCCACTCGGCGAAGCGGCCGTCGAACGTGAGGGTGACGACGTGACTGTCGTCGCCACCCAACAGCTGCTTCACGACGCACTGAACGTTGCCGAGACGCTTTCAGGCGATATCAGTGTGGAGGTGATCAACCCGCGAACCCTCGCACCACTGGACCGCGAAACACTCGCCGAGAGCGCCAAAAAGACCGGTCGAGTTGTCGTTGCCGATGAATCACTCATCCGGAATGGCCCGGCGTCCTACATTGCCGGACGCATCGAAGAGGACGCGTTCTACCACCTCGAAGCACCCGTCTCGGTCGTCGGTGTGGACGACACACCGATACCGTTCTCGCCCCCGCTCGCGGACGCCGTCGTCCCAGACGCTGAAGCCATCGAAAACGCGATTACTGCACTCCCACGACTGTAACCAATGTCAACTGACCTTATCGAACGACTCACTCGCCTGGAGCACCGAGAAGCGATCAAAGAGCTGCGCGCTGAGTACTGCTATCGAATCGATGCCCGTGACTGGGACGGGTACACGGCTCTGTTCACTGAGGATGCTCACCTGAGTTTCGGACCCGTCGGTGAGTTCGATGGAAGCGAGGAGATTCGGGAGTTCGCCGAACACATCGTCGGCGCCGAACACCCGTTTCTCTCGCACATGATCCACAACCCTGTAATCGATATCGATGGAGAGACGGCGACTGGGCGGTGGTACTTCGAGGTCCCCTGTACGTTCGCTGATGGTACTGCGGGCTGGATCCAGGGGCAGTACACCGACGAGTACGTCTACAACGGGTCTGAATGGCGGTTTAGTTCGGTCATCGCCGAATTCAACTACTTCGCGGACTATGACGCGGGCTGGGCAGATATCGTTGCCTCGCGGTAACGTTCAGTCGTAGTTCAGCAACACCTCGACGATGTTGGCCGCTCGGAGGAGCTTATCTGGGAGCTCCTCTGTAAACAGGTGGTCGTCGATGCGATTCGTCGGTCCGTACACGGATAGCGATCCCTGGACACGGCCGCTTCGGTCGATAACGGGAGCGGCGACAGAGCGCATTCCTGTGAGCCGTTCCTCGTCGTCTAGGGCGTAGTTGTCGGCCCGGATCCGTTCGAGCTCCGTATCGAGACGCTCGCGATCGGTGATGGTGTTCGTAGTTCGTTTCGGGAGGCCATGTGTCTCGATGATCTCGTCGACACGGTCTGGAGAAAGGAACGCTAAAATGGCCTTTCCAGGAGCTGCAGTATGGAGATTCATCTTGAGACCGTCAAAGATGTGAACCGGAATCGCCTGTTCACCCTCTTCGGTGGCGATGATGACGGCTCGTCCGTGTTCCTCGACCGTGAGACTAGCGTATTCGCCGGTGTCTGCAGCAAGGCGCTGGAGTTCGTTTATCGCCGCCTGGTACAGCGTCCGGTTATACCGGTTCCAGTATCCCAGACGCAAGAAGTCAGATGTCAGTCGATACGTACCGTCTTCGCGCGTGAGGTACTGGAGTTCGTACAGCGAGACGACGTGGTCATAGACGGTACTCTTTGGCTTTTCAAGTGTCTCCGCGAGTTCCGCGATACCCGCCCCGTTGCGATCGACGATTTCCTCGATTATCGCGAACGTGGTTCGCAGGGAGTTGACGGGGAGCTTTGGGGCCATACGAGTGCAATTCACAGACTGCTATATTATAGTATCGGCAATGCCGGACGAGTAATTGCTGGATGCCGATCTAGCACCCCCAGCGCGGCGAACTTTTCTACAGAGATACGCGCGATCCCCGAATTTGAGACAATTACATTTTCTTTTTGATACTTGGTGACGGGGGCAGATACTCCAACCTGTTCCAATATCAATAGTTTCCATCTGGGCATCCGGTAATGCCGGACATGGTTTGTGCATACATACCAAGAGACGGCAGGGGGCAGGTGGCCAATGGGCAATGGCTATAATGAACGCCGAAGTACAGAATGAAAGATATAACAAATCTATGCTTGTTATAAGATTCGATAGGATGCGCAACCGAGTAACAAAGCAGTTTACGTTATGTGAAATTCAGTCTCGTAGTACTATCGAACGGGGTACCTCATTGCCAGTCTGGCACTGTCTAGTTTGGTACCTCCTCGACTGGCGTTTTTCCATCGAGCGATTGGTGCGGTGTGAGATAGTCGTAGTAATGTATTAACTGTTCAAGTCATTGGCGGACGTTCCGCCGACTGCCCACCCATGAATATGGAAGCGGTCGACCCGCATTGTGAGCGTGTGAAACCACTTTTCGATAGGATCCGATCGGTGTAGTCGACCCGATCGCTCAACCCAGATCGAGCAAGGGAAGTTCGACATCCTAACTGACCGACGAGAAACACAGTGTCTGACAGGTCGTGTTTTTCGGCAAGGCTGGACAGAAACGCAGCCGCCGGATCGGTACCATGTGTCCGAACTATTGCACATCAAGAATCAGATTTGTGTCGAGGTATATTGTAGTATACAACCACGACCGCTCGCTATTGACCCTGGCAGCGGTCTCGTCGACCGTGACTAGCGACGGCGTCGTCGTCGGGTCAGGGACGCTGCCAGCCAGCCGATGTACCCACTTCCATACTGCTCCGTGAGTGCGCTTAACGCCTAATTCTACGAGTATAGACGTTGTTTCTCTAAGCGAACAGCCGGTCACGTGGAGCCGGACGGCGACACTCGTCAGAGTATTCGCTGTCCGCTTACACTCCCAGGTTTCTTCTAAATCCGCCGCAAAGCACTCGCTGAGCAGGTCTGCGAGCATCTGAACCAACTGACTCAACGACCTGCTCACTTCTCAAACGGGCTTAACTAGACCGTGCCTCCTCTAGTTATCTTCCATACCCGAATCAGGAGTCGACCTTTCCCAGGTATTCCCACTTCAGCGTGTCCCCCCGTCGGGTTACCCGGTACTGGTAAGGGCCATGCGGACAGCCGCTACAGTCCTTCCCACAGGGAATTTTCTTCGTGACGATCGTCCCGCGCTTCTCATCTCCATCGACGTCGACGACCTCTTCGTCCGCCTCCGCGAGCTCATCCGTCTCCACGTCACGTGTCTGCCAGTCGATGCGTGCGTGGCAGTACTCGATGATGTCCTCGAGGGTTCCGGTGTCCTGGCGATCGATGCCCTCGCGAATATACTTTGGAATCGACGTCGGTGGGTCTGGTTTCTCGGTATTCATTCTTACCAAACGTATCCCATGCTATCATCGTAGATGTTTGGTAAGGCGAACTCGGCATACCTTCCGAGTTTCTTTGAATCCATATCTGAATACGTACCCGTATACGAATTCGTATACGGTATCATATACGATTACGTATCTGTATAAGGCGTGGATCCGCAGCCACGGGAACTGCACATACTTCAACATCTGGTCCAGTAGCCTGCGGGAAAACGCACCTGGTATCGTATACGAATACGCATACAGACACGAATAGGAATTCGTATACGTCAGAACTGGTCGGTCATATGCCGTATCTGCGCGGATTTGGCGGTCTCGATCACCTCTGGTGCAGCCTCCTGTAACCCAACCCGGAGTGCTAACCTGAGGAGTTCTGACCGGTCAACAGAGTCGTCGACATCCCGTCCGAGCGCACTCTGAAGTGACGCTCCGACG includes the following:
- a CDS encoding alpha-ketoacid dehydrogenase subunit beta, giving the protein MPERSMRDAITEALDEELERDSSTYLIGEDVADAGGSFGLTRGLLDSYGPERVIDTPISEAAIVGSSAGAALTGSRPIAEIMYADFMGLAADQVMNQAGLFKYMFGGDASVPMTIRTVNGGAGFNAAAQHSKSLHGLFMHMAGVRVVLASTVYDAKGLLKSAIRCDDPVVFFEHMGLYNRKGEIPAESYTLPLGEAAVEREGDDVTVVATQQLLHDALNVAETLSGDISVEVINPRTLAPLDRETLAESAKKTGRVVVADESLIRNGPASYIAGRIEEDAFYHLEAPVSVVGVDDTPIPFSPPLADAVVPDAEAIENAITALPRL
- a CDS encoding nuclear transport factor 2 family protein; translated protein: MSTDLIERLTRLEHREAIKELRAEYCYRIDARDWDGYTALFTEDAHLSFGPVGEFDGSEEIREFAEHIVGAEHPFLSHMIHNPVIDIDGETATGRWYFEVPCTFADGTAGWIQGQYTDEYVYNGSEWRFSSVIAEFNYFADYDAGWADIVASR
- a CDS encoding IclR family transcriptional regulator encodes the protein MAPKLPVNSLRTTFAIIEEIVDRNGAGIAELAETLEKPKSTVYDHVVSLYELQYLTREDGTYRLTSDFLRLGYWNRYNRTLYQAAINELQRLAADTGEYASLTVEEHGRAVIIATEEGEQAIPVHIFDGLKMNLHTAAPGKAILAFLSPDRVDEIIETHGLPKRTTNTITDRERLDTELERIRADNYALDDEERLTGMRSVAAPVIDRSGRVQGSLSVYGPTNRIDDHLFTEELPDKLLRAANIVEVLLNYD